Part of the Ignavibacterium album JCM 16511 genome, ATCTCAACAAAGTAAATTGTCTAAATCTGTAAATCAAATATCCGAATACATTGCCTCCGAAAAGTTTCTGAACTTAAAAAATGAAGTTGGCGACTTGGCATCTGTTGATTCAATTTTCAGTTATGCACTCAAAGTAAATAAGTATGATTACAGCGAAACTTTACTTTCGCTTATGTTTGCCACTGTACCCTATCGTGATGTTCCTATACAAACACCAATTCTGAGAATCAATTTATATTATCCTTTAATCTCAGCAGATCCTGAAACATTCAATCAAAAAAATAAAAATCTTCCTCGTTATCTTTTTATTGATTCTCCACAAAATGATTATGGTGACCTTGATAAGTTAGCTCACTTTTTCGGAAGTGCATTCCTTTCATATAACTCAAACATCTTTGATTTAGGCGAGCTAATTGGTTATTTTGTAGAGGTATTTGAAGAAAGTTTTAAAGTTCAAAGCGAAATTGATTTCAGAGATATAGATGTGAATTATTACGGCAGACTTTTCGGAAAACTACTTAAAAATGACAAAACAATTTTACCATCACAAATTATCTTATTAAGATCAATAAAATTCTTTAGTATAATTCTATGAAACCTGTATTAATAATTGATGATGAAAGAGAAATTTGCAACAGCATAAGCATGATTCTCGAATATGAAGGATATACTGTCGACTCAACCACAAGTGCTTCCGAAGGATTGAAAAAATTTTCCGAGCTGGATTTTTCTGCAGTACTTCTCGACATCCAAATGCCAGAGATGAATGGATTTGAAGTATTGAAGAAGATAAAAGAATTGAACCCTTCAGCTTCTGTAATAATAATTTCTGCACATGGAAGTGTTGAAAACGCAATTAAAGCAACCAGACTTGGTGCATTTGATTTTCTTGAGAAACCGATTGACCGCGATAAGCTTTTAATCAGTGTTCGCAATGCAACTGAACAGGCATCACTGAAGGAAGAGAATGAAGAAATTAAGAAAACATTTGTTGGCGAAGGTGAAATTCTTGGTAAGAGTAAAGCAATACAAAAAATTCTCGAGTTGATTGATAAAGTTGCACCATTGGAAACCAGGGTTTTGATTACGGGTGAAAACGGAACCGGCAAAGAATTGGTAGCTCGTGCTATCCACAAAAAGAGTGAACGAAAAGATAAACCATTTATCGAAGTTAATTGTGCGGCAATTCCAAATGAGTTAATTGAATCAGAATTGTTCGGTCACGAAAAAGGCTCATTCACCGGAGCAGTTTCACAGAGAATCGGAAAGTTTGAACTTGCAAACAAAGGAATAATTTTCCTCGATGAAATTGGAGATATGAGTCTTCA contains:
- a CDS encoding sigma-54-dependent transcriptional regulator, with the translated sequence MKPVLIIDDEREICNSISMILEYEGYTVDSTTSASEGLKKFSELDFSAVLLDIQMPEMNGFEVLKKIKELNPSASVIIISAHGSVENAIKATRLGAFDFLEKPIDRDKLLISVRNATEQASLKEENEEIKKTFVGEGEILGKSKAIQKILELIDKVAPLETRVLITGENGTGKELVARAIHKKSERKDKPFIEVNCAAIPNELIESELFGHEKGSFTGAVSQRIGKFELANKGIIFLDEIGDMSLQAQAKVLRAIEEGRIERVGGGKKIEVDVRIIAATNKNLLEEIHKGNFREDLYHRLNVIPIHVPPLRERVEDIPILVEHFCKEITAKHKKPSVRFTDDAIKILQAQPWTGNVRELRNIVERIIIIVDKREITAKDIDFLFAGSQASLDNLIETSNSFQEFKEKAERAFILKQLKANDWNISKTAEILDIQRSHLYTKMRKYGIEKEEE